Below is a window of Methanosarcinales archaeon DNA.
TGCCACCTTCAGGTGTGAATTTCATTGCGTTACTTAAGAGGTTATTCATCACGATAATAAGCTTTTCCTTATCGGCAATAATGGGAGATAGTTTCTCGGGAATGTCCTGTGAAAGTATTACATTGTGTTTTAGGGCCAGAGGCCTGATATTTTCAATTGCCACTGCTGCTATTTGATTCAGATCCACCTGTTCAAACCGGAATTCCATCTTGCCTGCTTCGATCTTGGTAAGGTCCAGGATATCGTTTATCAGCCGCGTCTGTCGGTCCACATTGCTAATAATATTATCAAGCATTTCTTTTTGCACAACCGGGTCTGCATTATCAACAGATTCCAAGAACTCTGACGAAGTCCGTATTGCCGATAATGGGGTTCTCAGTTCATGGGATACCAGGGAGATGAAATCTGATTTCAGGCTGTCCAGCTTTTGCAGTTCTTCGTTGGCGATAACAAGTTCCTTATTTTTTGTTTCCAGGTCCTTATTTGCTATTTCGATCTTTAATTCAAGTTTTTTCCTGATGTCCAGTAGTTCCCGGGCGGTCTCATTGAATATTTCTGTCAGCCGGCCGATCTCATTTTGTGAACTTACAGGT
It encodes the following:
- a CDS encoding HAMP domain-containing protein, with protein sequence MEKNKYEAYFEVMALSRLTMIISLFAVLGVTLFAIIISRRITDPIKSLENGAVSLVEGKFEPIPVSSQNEIGRLTEIFNETARELLDIRKKLELKIEIANKDLETKNKELVIANEELQKLDSLKSDFISLVSHELRTPLSAIRTSSEFLESVDNADPVVQKEMLDNIISNVDRQTRLINDILDLTKIEAGKMEFRFEQVDLNQIAAVAIENIRPLALKHNVILSQDIPEKLSPIIADKEKLIIVMNNLLSNAMKFTPEGGSILLSAKEDQNCIEVAIKDTGIGIEKAQLDKLFDKFYQVDTPSTRKIGGSGLGLSISSEIIKAHGSTIQVKSEPGHGSTFFFKLRK